A DNA window from Aestuariispira ectoiniformans contains the following coding sequences:
- the ytfQ gene encoding galactofuranose ABC transporter, galactofuranose-binding protein YtfQ, which translates to MRNKSWIGLGVLVATTLSASAAIAQTIGFSQIGSESGWRAAETTITHNQAEQRGINLKFADAQQKQENQIKAIRSFIAQGVDAILLAPVVATGWDSVLKEAKESEIPVVLLDRMVDAPKDLYLTAVGSNLVHEGRVAGQWLVDKVGGKSCNIVELQGTTGSSPAIDRKKGFGEAIAGHDNLKIIRSQTGDFTRTKGKEVMESFLKAENGGANICALYAHNDDMAVGAIQAIKEAGLKPGKDILIVSIDAVPDIFKAMAAGEANATVELTPNMAGPAFDALDAYRKNGTMPAKFIQTESKLYTQDDDPMAVYEVKKDLGY; encoded by the coding sequence ATGCGTAACAAGTCATGGATCGGTTTGGGAGTTCTCGTCGCGACGACGTTGAGCGCGTCAGCCGCCATTGCCCAGACAATCGGTTTTTCGCAGATCGGATCGGAATCCGGTTGGCGTGCCGCCGAGACGACAATCACTCACAACCAGGCTGAACAGAGGGGCATCAACCTGAAATTCGCAGATGCGCAGCAGAAGCAGGAGAATCAGATCAAGGCAATCCGATCCTTTATCGCGCAGGGTGTAGATGCCATCCTGCTGGCGCCGGTGGTGGCAACAGGTTGGGATTCCGTGCTGAAAGAGGCAAAGGAATCTGAAATCCCGGTCGTGCTTCTCGATCGTATGGTGGATGCACCGAAGGACCTCTATCTGACCGCCGTTGGCTCGAACCTCGTTCATGAGGGACGTGTGGCCGGCCAATGGCTGGTTGATAAAGTCGGCGGCAAGAGCTGCAATATCGTGGAGCTTCAGGGGACCACCGGCTCCTCGCCTGCCATTGACCGGAAGAAGGGGTTTGGGGAGGCGATCGCAGGCCATGACAATCTGAAGATCATCCGCAGCCAAACCGGCGACTTCACCCGTACCAAGGGCAAGGAAGTCATGGAGAGCTTTCTCAAAGCCGAAAATGGCGGCGCCAATATCTGTGCGCTCTATGCCCATAATGACGATATGGCCGTCGGGGCTATTCAGGCGATCAAGGAAGCCGGCCTGAAACCCGGCAAGGATATCCTGATTGTCTCCATCGACGCAGTGCCGGACATCTTCAAGGCAATGGCTGCGGGCGAGGCAAACGCGACCGTCGAGCTCACGCCGAACATGGCGGGGCCGGCTTTCGATGCGCTGGATGCCTACAGGAAAAATGGCACGATGCCGGCGAAGTTTATCCAGACCGAGTCCAAGCTCTACACCCAAGATGACGACCCAATGGCGGTTTATGAGGTGAAAAAGGACCTGGGATACTGA